CCAGCAATTGAGCCACGAAAAGGATAACCGGGCTCACCGAGCCATCGGCCTGCGGCGGCGTGCACACCACCACTTCCGGACAGCCGGCCAGGCGGGCCGGCACGCCCAGCATGAGCAGCGTGCTAAAAAGCGGCGCCGATCCACCCGGTACGTACAGTCCCACGCGCTGCACGGGCACGGCACGGCGCGAGCAGGCCACACCCGGCATGGTTTCCACCCGAAGCTCGGGTTCGCGCTGGGCGATGTGGAAGGTTTCGATATTGGTTTTGGCTTGGCGGATGGCGGCCTGCAAGGCTGCTGGCACCTGGGCTACAGCTGCCGTAAATTCAGCTTCGGATACCAGCAGGTGCTGAAGCGTGGCCTTATCAAGTTCGGCTGCCAGAGCTATCAGGGCAGCATCGCCGCGCTCGCGCACTTGGCCAAAGATTTCGCGCACGCGGGCCGCCACCTGGGGGGCTTCAGCTGCGGCGGGGCGCTGTTGCAATGCGGCCCAGCGGCTGGAATCGGGATAAGAGTAGACTTGCATGGCGTGGGGCTAGGCAATCATCTTTTCGATAGGCAACACCAAAATACCCTCGGCTCCAACGGCCTTGAGTTGGCTGGTGATGTGCCAGAATTCGTCTTCCTGCACCACCGACTGAACCGAGACCCAACCGGCTTCGGCCAGCGGCGTAATGGTGGGCGACTTAATGCCGGGCAGCAACCGCCGCACTTCGTCGAGGGACGCTAGCGGAGCGTTAAGCACGATGTACTTGCTGCGCTTGGCCCGCCGCACGGCTTGCATGCGGAACCGCAACTGTTCGAGCAGCTCCGTTTGTTCCACCGATAGGTTGGGCTGGGCAATGAGTACGGCTTCGGACCGGAATACGGTTTCGACTTCGCGCAGGCCGTTGCCGAGCAAGGTGGAGCCGCTGCTAACAATGTCGCAAATGGCCTCGGCCAAACCAATGCTGGGCGCAATTTCCACGGAGCCGCTAATGGTGTGCAGGTGCGACTGCACCCCGTTCTCGGCCAGGTAGCGGCCGAGAATGTTGGGGTAAGAGGTGGCAATGTTCTTACCCTGCAGGGCTGCTACCGAAGCGTAAGCGTCGGCGCGCGGTACGGCCAGGCTCAGGCGGCACTTGCTAAAGCCCAGCGCCTCCACCTCCAGCTCTGGATAGCCGGCTTCTACCAA
This region of Hymenobacter sedentarius genomic DNA includes:
- the hisG gene encoding ATP phosphoribosyltransferase: MLRLAIQKSGRLSEDSLALIRECGINFISSSYKLKTEATNFPLEILFLRDDDIPGYVQDGVADLGIVGQNVLVEAGYPELEVEALGFSKCRLSLAVPRADAYASVAALQGKNIATSYPNILGRYLAENGVQSHLHTISGSVEIAPSIGLAEAICDIVSSGSTLLGNGLREVETVFRSEAVLIAQPNLSVEQTELLEQLRFRMQAVRRAKRSKYIVLNAPLASLDEVRRLLPGIKSPTITPLAEAGWVSVQSVVQEDEFWHITSQLKAVGAEGILVLPIEKMIA